The stretch of DNA ATTATACAACGAATATTACCATTACCACCAAAGGAAAAACCTTGCCTGTTTATAGCCGCCCTTTTTTATTGCATCAAGTCAAAATTTACGATTTGTTTTTAGCGCTAAAAACAGCGACCATCGTCCCTGACAGCAATGCCAATCCCTTGGGCTTGGGCTATCATGCCCCCGATCCCAAATGGTTGGTAAAACTTGGGGATAACCAAACGCTACACGGTCTTGTTAATCGAAACAAATTCAAAACTAAACCCAAGTCGTTTAGCACAACAATGACCAACTACGATAGCCTTATTGTTTGTGTCCATAATGCTGACCCAACTGCCGCTAATGACATGGGTTGTTTTTTAGTAGAACATGGGGCACAAAACTTCAATAAAAAGTATCAACAATTAACAATTGGTCATCGGATAAAAGAGGCGACTTTTGAGGTAAAAAAAATAGAGCGCAAGCCGATTTCTTCTCATTTCTTGGTAACGGAACAGGTTGAACACAAAGGTATCCAAGGAATCAAACTGGCGTTTAACTATAGCCTTCCCTTACAATACAAACGTAGAAATATCGGCATCAAAATAACGGATGAAAAACAGGCTTCTTTTGCCAACATAATGCCGCTTACACAACATCGAAAACAAGAGGACAACAGAATAATAGGTGCCTATAGTTATTTTATTCCTTATTACAATTTACAACATTCTAAACAAATTAAACTCTTACTAACGGGCAACGATAAAATTATCCAGCATCATAAATCAAAAGAGCTAACGATTGTCAAAACTGTTGACAGTGCTAGCCTTCAACAAACCGCAGGATATATACACAATGGTTTATCTGGAATTTTATACCAATTGGAGGTCAAATTTGATCAACTCCCTAAAGAAGGGCAACTAAAAATAGCATTCCCTAGTTTATCTAAAAAAACAATTGCTCAACTTTCTTATTGGACCAGTACAGCACCCAATAAAATCTATGCTGGTAGCCATCAAAAAATTCCACTGGTTTATCAACAAACTATTTTTGTTTTTTTACCTTATTTTGTAGCACCTCAACACATACAATTAACACCATATCTATTGTTTGAAGGCATTGATATACCCGCTATTCAATTGATTGCTTTTAAAAGCCAAGCCTATGCTTGTCCAAGTAGCCTCAATGATATTCAGATACACGCAACCAGTCATGAAGAACATTTGCAGGCAGGGCTTTCTGGACAATTGTTTAGGTTTAGTATGATTGTTCCTGACTACTATCACAGTAAGGGCTTCTTTGACCTTCAAATCTTAGCCAATGGAACAACCTTAAATCAAGGCTTTTTCATTAATAATGACGCCAATCAGCCCACTCAATTTCCGATACACAACCAGAAAAAAATTGAAGTATTTATTCCTTATCGTTTTATGCAAAAGGATGCGCATTATGAAGTCATCCTCCAAGCAAAAAGTAATAATTTTGCCCTCTCTGAATCGAGAAAGGAGCAATTTAACAATACTCTCTCGCCTGTTCAAACAATTGGTTTTTATCTACAACACTTAGTAACCAAAGATTGGGATCAAATTGTTTATAAGGTAGGTCTTCGAAACGATAAAAATCCCAATAGTACCTATGAGCATTTGGGGTATACAATTATAATACACGATACCATTTCTAACCACTACAAACCTGACTTTCCTGTTGCGCTAGATTTTGAGGCAGCCCTAAAGGATGAAATCATTATTTGGATTAAGGAAAAAGATCAGTCTGACGATCAAGCACTGCGTTTTAAAACTTCTATTGCTATGCTTCTAGAAGAAAAAAACACCTTATCGCTCCAGCATACCCCTTCGCTAAAAAAAGCTCTATTTAAGGCGATCCCTAGAGCCAATTAAGCAAAATATGACAAAAGTAATCAACCAATTCAGAATCAAGCAAGAACCGCTAAAAGAATCAAGTAATAGGGCTCGCAAGCCCTAAATCAAAACTCAGCTTATCCAACTTGTTCGATATTTATGTATATTTGCGGCATGAAATCGAACAAAAACACAACGGAGAATATACTAAAACGCTTGCAAATTGATGCGTTAAATGACATGCAGCAAGCAATGGAGACAGCTGCTCAATCTGCCAAAAACATTGTACTGCTCTCTCCTACTGGATCAGGGAAAACATTGGCTTTTTTATTGTCTTTACTAAAAACATTAGAAGAAAAACCAACACCTGCTGTCCAAGCACTTATATTGGTGCCCTCTAGAGAACTTGCGCTACAGATTACGCAGGTTTTTAGAAATATGCAAACAGGTTTTAAAGTTAATTGTTGCTATGGTGGGCATCCCATCAAAACAGAATTGCAAAATTTACAAATCGCTCCTACACTTTTAGTTGGTACACCAGGTAGAATTGCCGACCACTTGCGCAGAGAAAGTTTTGCAACAGAAGGTATAAAACACCTCATTCTAGATGAATTTGATAAATCATTGGAATTGGGATTTGCCAAAGAAATGTCTTTCATTATAGAACAACTACATAACCTACAAAGACGCTTTCTTACCTCTGCTACAACAGCGGTAGAAGTACCTGATTTTGTTCATTTAGAGCAACCTACTACGCTCAACTTCCTTTCAAAGAACCAATCCAACTCACTAACAACCAAAGCACTAATCACTCAAAGTGAGCATAGAGTTCGTGATTTCATAAAATTAGTCAACTATGTAGGGAATAGCGCAACACTTATTTTCTGCAACCAGAGGGCAACGGTAGAAAAAGTAAGCCACTTGCTCTTCAAAAAAGGAATTATACATGGTATATTTCATGGTGGCTTAGAACAAAAAGAGCGAGAACTAGCCCTCATCAAATTCCGAAATGGCAGCCACAACATCTTAGTAACAACAGATTTAGCAGCAAGGGGCTTAGATATTCCAACCATCCAAAATATCATTCATTATCAACTGCCGCATACAGAAGCTGAATTTATTCATAGAAATGGTCGTACTGCTCGGATGGAAGCCAGAGGAACCGCTTATCTAATTCTAGAAGAAGATAAACCTTGGAGAACTTATATTGATGAAACCATCGAATATATTGAGCTTCCTTTGGCTATCCCCCCTCTCAAACAACCAGAATGGCAAACCTTGTATATTAGTGCTGGCAAGAAAGATAAAGTTAATAAATTTGATATTGTTGGTACCCTCTTCAAAAAAGGACAGCTTCAAAAAGAGGACTTAGGTTTGGTGGTGGTCAAAGAGTACATTTCTTATGTAGCTGTCAAACAAAACAAGACCAAGCAAGTCATAAAAAACATTAACAAACAACGCATTAAAAAGAAAAAAGTTCTTATTGAGTTGGCTCGCTAATCGTTTGTTTATAAAGTCATTAATTTGCTTTTTAACATTAACAAATATAAATTTCACCCTTATTTTTCTATCTTAAGGGTCGTTTTCCCATACCTATCAAAAATTAAAAGTAAACAGAGTTAAAAACAAACCTCTTCATGTCCTACTATTAACCATTTTTTTTAACTCGATTATTGGTATTGAAAAAATATAAATATGA from Aureispira anguillae encodes:
- a CDS encoding DEAD/DEAH box helicase — translated: MKSNKNTTENILKRLQIDALNDMQQAMETAAQSAKNIVLLSPTGSGKTLAFLLSLLKTLEEKPTPAVQALILVPSRELALQITQVFRNMQTGFKVNCCYGGHPIKTELQNLQIAPTLLVGTPGRIADHLRRESFATEGIKHLILDEFDKSLELGFAKEMSFIIEQLHNLQRRFLTSATTAVEVPDFVHLEQPTTLNFLSKNQSNSLTTKALITQSEHRVRDFIKLVNYVGNSATLIFCNQRATVEKVSHLLFKKGIIHGIFHGGLEQKERELALIKFRNGSHNILVTTDLAARGLDIPTIQNIIHYQLPHTEAEFIHRNGRTARMEARGTAYLILEEDKPWRTYIDETIEYIELPLAIPPLKQPEWQTLYISAGKKDKVNKFDIVGTLFKKGQLQKEDLGLVVVKEYISYVAVKQNKTKQVIKNINKQRIKKKKVLIELAR